In Streptomyces sp. NBC_01231, the sequence CGTGTAGCCAAGATGGTCGATCAGGAAGTACGTCTTGTACGTCACCAGGAGCTGCAGCCCGAGCCAGCACGAGGCGCGACCGAGCCAGGCCAGCGCAAAGTTGGGGTGCTTTCGAGGGCTGATCCACAGCGAAGTCGCAAGGTCTTTGAACAAGATGTCCCCGACCTCGGCACGCGTCTTCGGAGCCTCTTTCAGCAGGAGAACGAAAGGAAGGACCAGAAGGGTCCCGAGTACCGCCGGAATGACGAACATCAGCGAGCCGTGCGTACCCACCACCTGGACGAGAACCGCACCGAACACGATGCCCACCTGGCTGGTCACACCCATGAAGCCCGACGTCCTGCCCCGCATCTCGTGGGGCACTCGCTCGGGAAGGATGGCCATGACCGCCGCTATCGCCGCACCGAATGCGAGCTGCGTGATTACCCAGCCGAGGCCGACGAAGAAGACGTTAGGGGCGTATCCGATCCCGAAGATGGCCGCCACGCCGATGGAGAACCCGGCCAGAATGAACGGACGCCTCTGACCGAACCGCGACGTCGATCGGTCACTGAGCGTGCCGAAGACCGGTGTGCCCACCATCGCGGCGAGGGCGCCCGCGCTGGACACGATAGCCAGCGTGGATGCCTTGTTCTCAGGATCCAGCTGACCGACTCTCAGCGAGAGCGTCACACCGGACGGCGTCAGCAGCGCCACCCAGATGCCGATCTGAGCCAGCACATACCGGGTGACGAAGGCGGGACCGACCTTCTGACCCGTGATCCGCATGTTGCGAGTCGGGGCATCCTCTTCCGCGGTATCGGCGCTCTCGGCCGTGATAGCGGGATTTGGGAGAACGTTCATGTGTGGCCTAACACGAGAGGCGGGGCAGGTCTGGCAGGTGTCCGGACTGACCGGCCGCCGGCGGTGCGTAGAAGCGGTTCAGAGGGTCGCGGCCGTGGGGTCCCAGCTCTCTTCGAGCGGAGCGGGCGAGGCCGCGGTGGATTCGATCGTCACCGGCATCCCGGCCTGTGCCGCCTCCTCAATGGCGAGGAGCACGTCGAGAACGTGGTAGGCCAGGGCGCCGGAGGCGCGTTCCGGTATGTCGTCGCGGAGAGAGCGGGCGAGTTCCAGGACCCCCACTCCTCGGCCCCACGTGGACCCGACAGCGGGCACGTCCTGTGCCGGCGCGTGGAAGGGGACGAACTTGCCCGTTCCCTCGAACCGGTTGGGGTCGGGCA encodes:
- a CDS encoding MFS transporter, translated to MRITGQKVGPAFVTRYVLAQIGIWVALLTPSGVTLSLRVGQLDPENKASTLAIVSSAGALAAMVGTPVFGTLSDRSTSRFGQRRPFILAGFSIGVAAIFGIGYAPNVFFVGLGWVITQLAFGAAIAAVMAILPERVPHEMRGRTSGFMGVTSQVGIVFGAVLVQVVGTHGSLMFVIPAVLGTLLVLPFVLLLKEAPKTRAEVGDILFKDLATSLWISPRKHPNFALAWLGRASCWLGLQLLVTYKTYFLIDHLGYTTDNVAPVLTTSMFTLALTLSFTSICGGWISDRIGRRKPFVFAASLIFVAAMVIIAFSTSVTHFVIGVGIAGLGQGLYLSVDYALVAALLPDDRREAAKGMSVYNLSSNIPSTLAPTLAPALLSVGASQATPNYSSMYLFAALFSLIGAVVTLMLRGVR